In Rhea pennata isolate bPtePen1 chromosome 8, bPtePen1.pri, whole genome shotgun sequence, one genomic interval encodes:
- the ABCD3 gene encoding ATP-binding cassette sub-family D member 3 isoform X2 has protein sequence MVDRVFITRICRILKIMVPRTFCKETGYLLLIAVMLVVRTYCDIWMIQNGTVIESAIIGRSRKDFKKYLFNFIAAMPAISLVNNFLKYGLNELKLCFRIRLTKYLYEEYLKAYTYYKMGNLDNRIANPDQLLTQDVEKFCNSVVDLYSNLSKPFLDIVLYIFKLTSAIGAQGPASMMAYLIVSGFFLTRLRRPIGKMTIVEQKYEGEYRYVNSRLITNSEEIAFYNGNLREKQTIHKTFRKLVEHLHNFILFRFSMGFIDTIIAKYLATVVGYLVVSRPFLNLADPRHQNSTHAELLEDYYQSGRMLLRMSQALGRIVLAGREMTRLAGFTARITELMQVLKDLNSGKYQRTMVSQEKDADRTQAFTLIPGSGEIINTDNLIKFDHVPLVTPNGDVLIQDLNFEVRSGANVLICGPNGCGKSSLFRVLGELWPLFGGRLTKPVRGKLFYVPQRPYMTLGTLRDQVIYPDTLEDQRKKGISDQVLKEYLDNVQLGQILEREGGWDSVQDWMDVLSGGEKQRMAMARLFYHKPQFAILDECTSAVSVDVEGYIYSHCRKVGITLFTVSHRKSLWKHHDFYLHMDGRGNYEFKKITEDTVEFGS, from the exons ACAGGTTATTTGCTACTTATTGCTGTCATGCTGGTAGTCCGCACATACTGTGATATTTGGATGATTCAAAATGGAACTGTCATTGAAAG TGCCATCATTGGTCGCAGCAGAAAAGATTTCAAGAAATACTTGTTCAACTTCATTGCTGCAATGCCTGCT ATCTCTTTAGTGAATAACTTCTTGAAGTATGGTTTAAATGAACTGAAACTTTGTTTTCGCATAAGACTGACCAAATACCTCTATGAGGAATATCTTAA agctTATACATACTACAAAATGGGAAATCTGGACAACAGAATAGCTAATCCAGATCAACTCCTTACCCAGGATGTAGAAAAATTCTGTAATAGTGTAGTGGACCTGTACTCAAACCTTAGCAAG CCTTTTTTGGATATAGTTTTATATATCTTCAAGCTAACAAGTGCAATAGGAGCACAG GGTCCAGCTAGCATGATGGCATACTTAATTGTTTCAGGGTTTTTCCTTACACGTTTAAGGAGACCCATTGGCAAGATGACTATTGttgaacaaaaatatgaagGAGAGTACAGATACGTCAACTCACGGCTTATTACAAACAG tgaagaaattgctttttataatggaaacttaagagaaaaacagactaTTCACAAAACCTTCCGTAAACTG GTGGAACATCTGCATAATTTCATCTTGTTCCGGTTCTCTATGGGATTCATTGATACTATCATTGCCAAAT ACCTTGCCACTGTGGTTGGTTACCTGGTTGTTAGTCGTCCATTTTTGAACCTGGCTGATCCTCGCCATCAAAATAGTACCCATGCAGAACTTCTGGAG GATTACTACCAAAGTGGAAGAATGCTACTGAGAATGTCTCAGGCTTTGGGCAGAATAGTCCTAGCAGGTCGTGAAATGACAAGATTGGCTGG tttcacaGCTCGAATTACAGAATTAATGCAGGTTCTAAAGGACTTGAACAGTGGCAAATATCAGCGTACTATGGTATCACAAGAAAAGG aTGCAGATAGAACGCAAGCTTTTACTCTGATTCCCGGATCTGGAGAAATCATCAACACTGATAACCTTATCAA GTTTGATCATGTTCCATTGGTGACACCTAATGGAGATGTTTTAATTCAAGACCTTAATTTTGAG GTTCGATCTGGTGCAAATGTTCTGATTTGTGGGCCAAATGGCTGTGGGAAAAGCTCACTTTTTCGTGTTCTTGGTGAG TTATGGCCTTTGTTTGGTGGGCGTCTAACTAAACCTGTAAGAGGAAAGTTGTTTTATGTTCCTCAG AGGCCATATATGACTCTTGGAACGCTCAGAGATCAAGTTATATATCCAGATACTTTAGAAGATCAACGAAAGAAAGGGATTTCTGACCAG GTACTGAAGGAGTATTTGGATAATGTCCAGCTGGGTCAAATCTTGGAACGCGAAGGAGGCTGGGATAGTGTTCAGGACTGGATGGATGTACTCAgcggaggagaaaaacagagaatggCA ATGGCAAGATTATTTTATCATAAGCCCCAGTTTGCAATTCTGGATGAATGCACTAGCGCTGTTAGTGTTGACGTAGAGGGCTACATTTACAGCCATTGCCGTAAG GTTGGCATCACTCTCTTCACTGTCTCCCACAGAAAGTCACTTTGGAAACATCATGAT TTTTACTTGCACATGGATGGTAGAGGAAATTACGAGTTCAAGAAGATAACTGAAGACACAGTTGAATTTGGATCTTAA